In the genome of Deinococcus detaillensis, one region contains:
- a CDS encoding ParB/RepB/Spo0J family partition protein has product MSDSRNRADAFSFLLGAAASTAEGPQIIAVDRVAVLAGQPRRHFDEAALAALSASIQSQGLLQPILVRPAQNGYELIAGERRLRAARLAGLTEIPATVRVVEDQDVNLLAALENLQRQDLNPLDEVEATLAILARAMGVGEGEVVALLHAQRRTPDAEVVEQLDALFQQLGRGSWRSFAANKTGVLRSPPDLLELMRSGQLEYTRAAALSKVKDDQQRQALTQRALVEQLSVREIAAAVKGTVKSQQRYQHVKSLIDEKRIASLAADERLRVDQLLAELETLLKGPSSTKGCS; this is encoded by the coding sequence ATGAGTGATTCCCGGAACCGGGCCGACGCCTTCAGTTTCCTGCTTGGGGCCGCCGCCAGTACAGCTGAGGGTCCGCAGATCATCGCGGTCGACCGCGTCGCCGTGCTTGCTGGGCAGCCGAGACGACACTTCGATGAGGCTGCCCTCGCCGCCTTGAGCGCCAGCATCCAGAGTCAGGGTCTTTTGCAACCCATCCTGGTTCGACCTGCCCAAAATGGATACGAACTCATTGCCGGTGAGCGCCGATTGCGGGCCGCAAGGCTCGCTGGGCTGACGGAAATTCCGGCGACAGTCCGTGTCGTGGAAGACCAGGACGTCAATCTGCTGGCAGCCCTGGAGAATCTTCAGCGTCAGGATCTGAATCCACTCGACGAGGTTGAGGCCACACTGGCGATCCTGGCCCGCGCAATGGGAGTGGGGGAGGGTGAGGTCGTTGCGCTGCTGCATGCTCAGCGCCGGACACCCGACGCTGAGGTGGTGGAGCAGCTCGACGCCCTCTTTCAGCAACTCGGGAGGGGCAGCTGGCGGTCCTTCGCTGCCAACAAAACTGGCGTTCTCAGGTCTCCACCGGACCTTCTCGAGCTGATGCGCTCAGGACAACTCGAATACACCCGCGCCGCCGCCCTGTCGAAAGTCAAGGATGACCAGCAACGTCAGGCGCTGACCCAGCGTGCCCTGGTGGAGCAGCTCAGTGTCCGTGAGATTGCTGCCGCTGTAAAAGGGACCGTGAAAAGCCAGCAGCGTTACCAGCATGTGAAGTCACTGATCGACGAGAAGCGGATTGCGAGTCTGGCAGCGGACGAGCGCCTCAGAGTAGATCAATTGCTCGCAGAACTCGAAACACTTCTCAAGGGTCCGTCCAGTACGAAGGGGTGCTCATAA
- a CDS encoding S8 family serine peptidase: protein MSTPEFARPLNLSLNLTQALPTERVTAKLTGVSAQQAHVFIGDTPADVVSASGETIVFSVPPGTKAGSQVVRVDVGGQSLKQSLEVLGKVSTTEVAVWVKEGVTKSDFSARLSQLNLGLSLIDFRPLSGPGPCTSTLARVGVPSGQNIGAVLSRLRQPAEEDVVLQADPQSLWGLDVDHLTAIGIQGARQRGRSGKGVTIAILDTGVTQQRHLGQNLLAGYDFVEEDSDPSDAFDDSVTPDQDGHGTPVAVLAAGAEFGVAPNARILPIRIGDAHGQILASQAVRGVCFALKTVPPKQLVLNLSFGGDTPTQGLKNVLAYALQQQVLIAVAAGNQGSAGPTHYPAAFDLPGLVAVGALQVLLTEEWRPASFSTHGAYVDIAAPGQGIMSSSPTSTIHAYEGTSFATPLVAGALALWREAFPAATPSEIEQKIKNSAVPLLTAKAEEIGSGMLNLSQAP from the coding sequence ATGAGCACCCCCGAATTTGCCCGACCGCTGAACCTCAGCCTCAACTTGACCCAGGCGCTCCCAACTGAACGTGTCACGGCTAAGCTGACCGGCGTCAGCGCTCAACAAGCCCACGTTTTTATAGGTGATACGCCTGCTGATGTCGTCTCAGCAAGTGGGGAAACCATCGTCTTCAGCGTTCCGCCCGGCACCAAAGCTGGATCACAAGTCGTGCGGGTCGATGTTGGTGGCCAGAGCCTCAAGCAGTCACTCGAGGTACTGGGAAAAGTCTCGACCACCGAAGTGGCCGTATGGGTCAAGGAAGGTGTGACGAAAAGCGACTTCAGTGCCAGGCTCAGCCAGCTCAATTTAGGGCTCAGTCTCATCGATTTCAGGCCCCTGAGTGGTCCAGGACCATGCACCAGTACCCTGGCCCGGGTGGGAGTCCCCAGCGGTCAGAATATCGGAGCGGTGTTGAGCCGACTGCGTCAACCAGCTGAGGAGGACGTGGTGTTGCAGGCGGATCCGCAAAGTCTCTGGGGACTGGATGTGGATCACCTCACCGCCATTGGCATTCAGGGAGCACGTCAACGGGGCCGTAGTGGCAAAGGCGTAACCATCGCCATCCTGGATACTGGGGTTACTCAACAAAGGCATCTGGGACAGAACCTCCTTGCCGGATATGACTTTGTAGAAGAAGACAGCGATCCAAGCGACGCCTTCGATGACTCGGTCACTCCCGATCAGGATGGACACGGGACACCGGTCGCTGTTCTGGCCGCTGGTGCAGAGTTCGGCGTTGCCCCTAACGCACGAATTCTTCCCATTCGGATTGGAGATGCCCACGGACAAATTCTGGCGAGCCAAGCTGTCCGGGGAGTTTGCTTCGCATTGAAGACTGTGCCCCCCAAACAACTCGTACTGAATCTCAGCTTCGGTGGAGATACACCCACTCAAGGATTGAAAAATGTCTTGGCCTATGCGCTCCAACAGCAAGTTCTGATTGCTGTTGCCGCTGGAAATCAAGGCAGTGCTGGCCCAACACATTATCCTGCTGCTTTCGACTTGCCTGGGCTGGTGGCCGTTGGAGCACTTCAGGTCCTGCTCACTGAAGAGTGGCGTCCCGCTTCATTCAGCACACACGGAGCCTACGTCGATATCGCTGCTCCTGGACAGGGCATCATGAGTAGTAGTCCCACCAGTACCATTCATGCTTATGAAGGGACTTCCTTCGCAACGCCACTGGTTGCTGGGGCGTTGGCTTTGTGGCGAGAAGCTTTCCCGGCTGCCACTC